The Candidatus Nanopelagicales bacterium genome contains the following window.
GGTCATCTCCATGACGACGTCACTGCTCACGACCTGCGCCGGGGTGTACCAGGCGAGATCCAGAGCCTGCCGCGACGGCTGGCAGTCGCCGTCGAGCGGTACCACGAACGCCAGGCTCACAGCGTGCTGTCGGGGATCCTGGAATCCGGTGATGGAGGGGTCGGGGAAGTACTCCACGACGGTGAATGGCTGCGGAGCCGCGGGAATTCGGGGCAGGGCGACGGGTCCCAGGTCCTTCTCCAGGTGTCTGAGAAGAGCGTCCCGAATCCGCTCGCCCACGTGAACGCGGCCTGAGACCACGGTTCGACTCAGGGAGCCGTCTGGCATCGCTTGAAGCAGAAGTCCGACATGAGTGACTTGCCCGACCGCGTCGACTCGAACAGGGACCGCGTCCAAGTACACGACCGGCAGCTGGCCTCTTGCCTGGATCAAGTCGTCGTCGCTGAGCCACCCGCCTTGCGTTTGCGTGAAGTCGGCAACCTCGCCCATGTGTCCTCCGAGTGAATCCTGCCGGGTAACCAGGGGATTCGCGACCGTTTTGGTGATTCGGATCGCCTCCGCGCTCGCCCCGCATCCGCTGACGCCGGCGCGTAGGGTCGCAAAGGAGTAGCCGGAGGTGAGCCGTGGCCTACGACCGGGGGCTAGCTGACAGGGTCCTAGCCGAGATGGATGACGAACCGGACGTAATGACGCGCAAGATGTTCGGAGGGCTTTGCGTGATGTGGCGCGGGAACATGCTCGGCGGCGTCATTGGCGATGACCTGGCGCTCAGGGTCGGCGCGGACGCCTATGACGATCTCATCGATCGACCCGGCGCCCGGCCGATGGACTTCACCGGCAGGCCCATGAAGGGCATGCTCATGGTCTCCCCGTCCGTGCTGGGTGACGAAACAGCGCTGGCCGAGTGGATCGGCAAAGCGAAGGACTTCGTGGGGACGCTTCCGGCCAAGTAGGAACGTTCGCCAATCAGTCCGCGAAGGCCCAGTAGCACAACAGCAAGCTCTACCGGCAAGCACTCGTACGACGTGTCGAATTCAGCCGATTCCGGATCAAACCCGGCAACCGGCCGCTACGGTGATCTCCACGCGGGCGAGGGGGTGTCATGACGAGTAAACCACCAGGCGACGCCGGAGTCACCCGGTCAACGTTCCTCGGACATCCACGCGCACTGGCGACCCTCTCCATGACCGAGATGTGGGAACGCTTCTCCTACTTCGGCATGCGCGCGCTGCTCGCCCTGTACCTAGTAGCTCCACCGGATGGTGTGACTCCCCCCGGAGGTGGGCTGGGGTTCTCCAGGGGCGAGGCGACAGCGATCTACGGGACGTACATAGCGCTTGTGTACATGTTCCCGCTCGCGGGAGGCTGGATCGCGGACCGGATCCTGGGCGCCCGGCGCTCAGTGCTCATCGGCGGGATAGTGATCGCGTCCGGTCATTTCATGATGGCCGTGCCGACCGAACTGACGTTCTGGCTGGGCCTGCTGTCGATAGCGCTGGGGACAGGTCTGCTGAAGCCCTGCATGTCGGCGATGGTTGGCGGTCTGTACGCACCGGGGGACGACTCACGCCGGGACGCTGGCTTCTCGCTGTTCTACATGGGTATCAACATTGGGGCGTTCTTGTCCCCCCTTGTCTGCGGAACGCTGGCCAACGCGATCAACTGGCACTGGGGCTTCGCCGCGGCGGGCGTGGGCATGACGCTCGGCCTGATCCAGTACGTGGCAGGCTGGCGACACCTCGGCAACGTAGGAGGTCAGCCCGACAACCCTGCCTCCCCGGAAACACGGAAGCGGGTCTTCGTCGGCGCCTCCATCGGACTGCTGTGCTTCGCGATCGCCGTCGCCGCGGACTCGCTCTGGCGAGGGTTCAGCATGGCGAACCTCGTGGACATCCTCACCATCGTCATCGTCGCCCTGCCCGTGGTCTACTTCTGGCGGCTGTTCCGATCAAGGGATCTGAGCGACGACGAGCGATCCCGCGCGCGGGCGTACGTGTTTCTGTTCCTCGCTTCTGCCATGTTCTGGATGATCTTCGATCAGGCGGGATCGACCCTGAACGTCTTCGCCCAAGACAACACCGATCGCACGATCCTCGGCTGGCAAATGCCGGCACCGTTCCTTCAGGCCGTCAATCCACTGTTCATCATCTTGTTCGCGCCTGTGTTCGCTCGCCTGTGGAGCAAGCTGGGCGACCGGGCTCCCAGCACACCCGTGAAGTTCTCGCTGGCGCTCTTCGGGATCGGAGGGTCATTCCTCATCATGATCATCCCGGGGACAAACGCGGACAACGGCATCCCCTCCGCAGTGTGGTGGCTCATCCTGGTCTTCCTAATCCAAACCTGGTCGGAACTCCTGCTTTCCCCGGTGGGATTGTCAGCGACCACCCGGCTCGCGCCGCGCGGAATGGAAAGCCAACTCCTGGCGCTGTGGTTCCTGTCATTCGCAGTCGGGGACACGCTGGGAGGGCAGATCGCCAATGAACTTGAGGATTTGCAGTTCGGCTCCTACTACGCGGTGTTCGGCGGAGCGGCCGTGGTCTTCGGCGTAGTGCTGTTCGCACTCTCCCCGGTCGTACGCAAACTGATGCGCGGAACCCGCTGAGCCGCCTGGCCGTCTCCGACCGGGACTTCAGTCGGCGAAAGCCCAGTACCTCCCGAACACCCGGCGTACGGTGAGCGGAACGTCGAAGGTCTTGGTCACGTTCTCGTCGGTCAGCACGCTTTCGGTCAGGCCAGACGCCATGGCTTGGCCATCCCGTAGCAGTAACGCGTGGTCGAACCCAGGCGGGATCTCCTCGACGTGATGCGTGATCAGCACCTGAACCGGACCCGTGGGCTCCTTGGCCAGCACGGAGAGTCGCTCGACCAACGCCTCGCGCGCTCCCAGATCCAGGCCCGCCGCTGGCTCGTCCAGCAGGAGCAACTCAGGGTTGGGCATCAGTGCCCTGGCTATGAGAACGCGCTTCCGCTCACCATCAGACAACGTCCCGACGGCACGATCCGCCAGCGAAACGACACCCATCACCTGCAGCAGGAAGTGGGCGCGTTCCACGTCCTCGTCGGCGTATTCCTCACGCCACCGGCCCGACCTGGCCCAGGCGGCTGTCATCACCGCGTCCAGCACGGACTCCCCGTCAGGTATGAGCGTTGCGGAACGCGGCGAAACCACACCGATCATGGGACGAATACTGAACACGTCCACTAGGCCCAGCGTCTCGCCAAGCAGCTTGACCTGTCCACGAGTCGGGTGGACAACAGTTGCAACCATGTCGAGCAACGTCGACTTTCCCGCCCCATTCGGGCCCAGTACGACCCAGCGCTCCCCCGTGCGCACGGACCAGTCGACACGGTCCAGCACGGGAACACCCCCGCGCACCACCGTGGCGGCCGCTAGTTGGATGACCTCGCTCACAGTTCGCGACACTACCTGAGCCTGGGCTCATTCCCGTGCGACCGCCGTCGGGCGCGCCCCTCAGATACCCCGCGGCGCCACAAACTCGACCAGTTGAGCGCGACCTTCATCGAGACCCGCCCAGGATCCGGCGAACCGCAACACGGCGATACCCATCGTCGGATACTTGGCCCTCATCCGGTCAAGCGCGGTTGAGTCACTGCCCGAGCCCGCCAGGCTGTCAACGAGGTCCTGGCAGCCTGGACTGTGGGCAACCACGGCCACGACTCGATCCTCGCCTGCTGACGTCCGGATGACATCCAGCAGTCCGCCCCCGGGCGCCGCGTAGACGCCTGGGCGGGAGGTCGTCACCGGCTCGTCGGTTCGGTCCCGTGACACGATCTCCCCTAGGTCTGCCTCGTCCGAGTTGCTGGCGAGACCCAGACGCGAACGAAGGGGGCAGGGCAGGGCATGGCGCGCTGGCATGATGACAAGCACCTCGTTCGGAATCCACGAGTGGTACGGCAACATCGTCCAGGATCTGGGTGTCGCCGAGCGACAGGCTCTCGCCCGGCGCGCGCTGGAGCACTACCGCGAGAAACAAGATGCTGTGCGAGATCCATGTCCGTTTCACGCCTCTGTAGCGCCCGGTGCTTCGTGCAACAAGCCGGGCGGGGTGTGCTCGATCCAGCCACTGATGAAGTCTCACGGCCACGTGTCGCCTGTTCCCCACGCGGTCCCAGCCGTCACGTGTCCTCAGCGCTTCTGGGGGGACAGGCTGAAACTGCTCCGTTGGATCGCTAAGACGATCCTCGGATCGTCAAGCGTGCTG
Protein-coding sequences here:
- a CDS encoding DUF4916 domain-containing protein translates to MGEVADFTQTQGGWLSDDDLIQARGQLPVVYLDAVPVRVDAVGQVTHVGLLLQAMPDGSLSRTVVSGRVHVGERIRDALLRHLEKDLGPVALPRIPAAPQPFTVVEYFPDPSITGFQDPRQHAVSLAFVVPLDGDCQPSRQALDLAWYTPAQVVSSDVVMEMTGGRDRLLRMALAHAGVLP
- a CDS encoding TfoX/Sxy family protein; the protein is MAYDRGLADRVLAEMDDEPDVMTRKMFGGLCVMWRGNMLGGVIGDDLALRVGADAYDDLIDRPGARPMDFTGRPMKGMLMVSPSVLGDETALAEWIGKAKDFVGTLPAK
- a CDS encoding peptide MFS transporter produces the protein MTSKPPGDAGVTRSTFLGHPRALATLSMTEMWERFSYFGMRALLALYLVAPPDGVTPPGGGLGFSRGEATAIYGTYIALVYMFPLAGGWIADRILGARRSVLIGGIVIASGHFMMAVPTELTFWLGLLSIALGTGLLKPCMSAMVGGLYAPGDDSRRDAGFSLFYMGINIGAFLSPLVCGTLANAINWHWGFAAAGVGMTLGLIQYVAGWRHLGNVGGQPDNPASPETRKRVFVGASIGLLCFAIAVAADSLWRGFSMANLVDILTIVIVALPVVYFWRLFRSRDLSDDERSRARAYVFLFLASAMFWMIFDQAGSTLNVFAQDNTDRTILGWQMPAPFLQAVNPLFIILFAPVFARLWSKLGDRAPSTPVKFSLALFGIGGSFLIMIIPGTNADNGIPSAVWWLILVFLIQTWSELLLSPVGLSATTRLAPRGMESQLLALWFLSFAVGDTLGGQIANELEDLQFGSYYAVFGGAAVVFGVVLFALSPVVRKLMRGTR
- a CDS encoding ABC transporter ATP-binding protein produces the protein MSRTVSEVIQLAAATVVRGGVPVLDRVDWSVRTGERWVVLGPNGAGKSTLLDMVATVVHPTRGQVKLLGETLGLVDVFSIRPMIGVVSPRSATLIPDGESVLDAVMTAAWARSGRWREEYADEDVERAHFLLQVMGVVSLADRAVGTLSDGERKRVLIARALMPNPELLLLDEPAAGLDLGAREALVERLSVLAKEPTGPVQVLITHHVEEIPPGFDHALLLRDGQAMASGLTESVLTDENVTKTFDVPLTVRRVFGRYWAFAD